A section of the Micromonas commoda chromosome 14, complete sequence genome encodes:
- a CDS encoding predicted protein, which produces MSSSIAAASSIGVKANALTRVSKRAINSKPAVVCSASSKSDDVAVGSSQDAVTRRQALAAGAAVTATLGASTPALAGLLDGALDGALTLGGGDVKEKRAVNLPELQIEFISREEGYPLANGGEKGRAQQQYLKFIEPVIVANIDLPYSEYMRLALHDAGTYEVVGKKNGANGSIRFELDRPENALCKKAFASIEKIKKAVDATVTQPISYADLIAIVPHFAARIQFAKDYYEVMGEDDPNYEFLFIGTNPYLGAKMRIGRKDADGPDPEGLVPGEDASTEDLVAWFKRMGLGPNQLVMFAPYMYENPAKGLDLAVQDGTNASVANQYESQRKLGKRAPGPAVTIIKKLKDMTDNCIPGGPPYVGGDRDPNYVEYAYIRGGGEIPRVTTFGAYPGSSDLGSSKFAQKVRGDR; this is translated from the coding sequence ATGTCTTCGTctatcgccgccgcctcctctaTCGGCGTCAAGGCGAACGCGTTGACCCGCGTCTCCAAGCGCGCCATCAACTCCAAGCCCGCCGTCGTCTGCTCCGCGTCCAGCAAATCCGATGACGTCGCTGTTGGATCGTCGCAGGACGCCGTGACCCGTCGCcaggccctcgccgcgggcgcggcggtcaccgccaccctcggcgcgtccacTCCCGCGCTCGCTggtctcctcgacggcgccctggacggcgccctcaccctcggcggcggcgacgtcaaggAGAAGCGCGCGGTGAACCTCCCCGAGCTTCAGATCGAGTTCATCTCCCGCGAGGAGGGATACCCCCtcgccaacggcggcgagaagggcAGGGCGCAGCAGCAGTACCTCAAGTTCATCGAgcccgtcatcgtcgccaacATCGACCTCCCGTACTCCGAGTACATGAGGCTCGCGCTCCACGACGCGGGCACCTACGAGGTGGTGGGAAAGAAGAacggcgcgaacgggtcCATCCGATTCGAGCTCGACCGCCCGGAGAATGCGCTCTGCAAGAAGGccttcgcgtccatcgaAAAGATCAAGAAGGCTGTCGACGCGACCGTCACCCAGCCCATCTCCTACGCCGACCTCATCGCCATCGTCCCGcacttcgccgcgcgcattcAGTTCGCTAAGGACTACTACGAGGTcatgggcgaggacgacccgaACTACGAGTTCCTCTTCATCGGCACCAACCCCTACCTCGGCGCCAAGATGCGCATCGGACGcaaggacgccgacggaccCGACCCCGAGGGtctcgtccccggcgaggacgccagcACCGAGGACCTCGTCGCGTGGTTCAAGCGCATGGGCCTCGGACCCAACCAGCTCGTGATGTTCGCGCCCTACATGTACGAGAATCCCGCCAAGGGACTGGACCTCGCCGTGCAGGACGGCACCaacgcgtcggtggcgaaCCAGTACGAGTCGCAGCGCAAGCTCGGCAAGCGCGCACCCGGTCCCGCGGTCACCATCATCAAGAAGCTGAAGGACATGACCGACAACTGCATCCCCGGCGGTCCCCCctacgtcggcggcgacagggATCCCAACTACGTCGAGTACGCGTACatccggggcggcggcgagatcccCCGCGTCACCACCTTCGGGGCCTACCCGGGTTCCTCCGACCTGGGGAGCTCCAAGTTTGCCCAGAAGGTGCGCGGCGAC
- the TIC20 gene encoding chloroplast envelope protein translocase family (inner chloroplast membrane translocase (import) Tic20) produces the protein MASFTMQMAAPGLARPAVGARARCRTVRTGALDGAAERASATGAPRRAQRESMAGDCADAAGVAKAKRAQRGKVITTAVPDTFIPPGQEPNRPKGFWETFMGKDPNKGKIRADFQWRIFSCLPYLIPMMGAIAFTDQAFMAFPVTFKLAVLISPLLQIFYSNSFIPFVTFFTLFLAVVRNTKLDHFMRYNTMQAILLDICVMLAGLIMQYLPMYITVSVIGDMMEIFTLMNALFAIGYCMWNCLKGQYPEIPIITEAVYAQVRDQ, from the exons ATGGCGAGCTTCACCATGCAAATGGCCGCTCCCGGCCTCGCGAGGCCGGCGGTGGGTGCCCGTGCTCGCTGCAGGACCGTGAGGACCGGCGCTCTCGACGGGGCGGCCGAGAGGGCCtccgcgaccggcgccccGAGGCGGGCGCAGCGGGAGAGCATGGCGGGTGACTgtgccgacgcggcgggcgtcgcgaaggcGAAGAGGGCGCAGAGGGGGAAG GTGATCACGACCGCGGTGCCGGACACGTTCATTCCCCCCGGCCAGGAGCCTAATCGCCCCAAGGGCTTCTGGGAGACCTTCATGGGCAAGGACCCCAACAAGGGCAAG ATCCGCGCCGACTTCCAGTGGAGGATCTTCTCCTGCCTGCCGTACCTCATCCCCATGATGGGTGCCATCGCGTTCACGGACCAGGCGTTTATGGCGTTTCCCGTGACTTTTAAGCTCGCGGTGCTCATCTCGCCGCTGCTGCAGATCTTCTACTCCAACTCCTTCATCCCCTTCGTGACTTTCTTCACGCTGTTCCTCGCGGTGGTGCGCAACACCAAGCTCGACCACTTCATGCGCTACAACACCATGCAGGCCATCCTTCTGGACATCTGCGTCATGCTCGCGGGTCTCATCATGCAGTACCTCCCCATGTACATCACCGTGTCCGTCATCGGCGACATGATGGAGATCTTCACGCTGATGAACGCCCTGTTTGCCATCGGCTACTGCATGTGGAACTGCCTCAAGGGCCAGTACCCGGAGATTCCCATCATCACCGAGGCAGTTTACGCGCAGGTGCGAGATCAGTAA
- a CDS encoding predicted protein, producing the protein MSGIARGRLAEERKVWRKDRPHGFVARPETVDGAVNLLRWECSIPGRKDTLWAGGFYPLTMEFSEDYPSKPPKCKFPQGFFHPNIYPSGTVCLSILNEDEGWRPSITVKQILMGIQDLLDSPNPASPAQSEAYMLFTNDRADYDRKVKEQSLRYPAL; encoded by the coding sequence ATGTCaggcatcgcgcgcgggcgcctcgcaGAGGAGCGCAAGGTGTGGCGTAAGGACCGCCCCCACGGTTTTGTCGCCCGCCCCGAGACtgtggacggcgcggtgaacCTCCTACGGTGGGAGTGCTCCATCCCGGGCCGGAAGGACACGCTGTGGGCCGGGGGCTTCTACCCTCTCACGATGGAGTTCAGCGAGGACTACCCGTCCAAGCCGCCGAAGTGCAAGTTCCCTCAGGGGTTCTTCCACCCCAACATCTACCCCTCGGGCACCGTCTGCCTCAGCATCCtgaacgaggacgagggtTGGAGGCCGTCGATCACGGTGAAGCAGATCCTGATGGGAATCCAGGACCTGCTGGACTCCCCAAACCCTGCCTCGCCCGCGCAGAGCGAGGCGTACATGCTCTTCACGAACGACAGGGCGGACTACGATAGGAAGGTGAAGGAGCAGTCGCTCAGGTACCCGGCACTCTGA
- a CDS encoding predicted protein — MGPSAKVLALVVLVALADVANAQLSTPIAHDDAVTKASGKGNKFLDRKSSPDSFDDEEAMRPQDECPANLRLRWMTEVTSSVYSTPVIADLFSDGHKEVVVPSFVHYLEVLEGEDGAKAGGDWPAFHKSTVHASPLLRESGEGTEILLPMYDGEVHFFNDRGQALDKRLYVPRLRVRKDWHVGLAPDHVDHRSPDVGADSTENFESGFREPDPVTRGAPEHAHHALRRQEARSGANGGKGGKGRRLLSESEPSAERGETLTEEAAASFKVFDNDDGDDTDDAGEERVGGLSTEDEKILGDYRAFWEGTDGDEGTQGVGGSVNEGDEGREASKNARPSLRTHRDAHAGWEDESFHQRPRESGDDTHVYVDAHLLCTPSVADIDGDGRDELVLSVSYFFDREYYDNPTHSNELDASIDVSKYVAGGVYVVDLKTLELKWHTHLDLSTDTVSYRAYIYSSPTLVDLDRDGKMEIVVGTSVGFLYVLRADGTTMRGFPIQMGEIQGQVAAVDLDGDGYPELIAADTRGSVAAFRRDGSELWERHLASLIAQGASVGDVDGDGSLEVVVGTSSGAIHVLRGATGEPVHPFPFYTNGRVMAPVLLTKLRGDESAMTLVAVSFDGFVYLVDGKRACRDVIDLGETSYSMPLVDDLTGNGKMDLVLATMNGVVYAYESLDTPYDPLHAWTSQVHSVNNMAARCGVAFGVRGKDRGYHDVRGERIDVPFEIVDTRVVVPVVETKGGAPHGPYKVTVTVTSPGFSAVARGSYDKPGAYKLSAPIPNWRARGRVTVKVSDASALHVEDSYSVSFHMRYYRVLKWVLVLPFIAATTALMQMTRGEGNALPTWGGIAGGVRGRLGKDI, encoded by the exons atggGTCCATCGGCGAAGGTGCTAGCGCTGGTCGTGCTCGTCGcactcgcggacgtcgcgaacgcgcaGCTGTCGACGCCCATCGCCCACGACGATGCGGTGACCAAGGCGTCCGGCAAAGGGAACAAGTTCCTGGATCGCAAGTCTTCCCCGGactccttcgacgacgaggaggcgatgcgGCCGCAGGACGAGTGCCCGGCTAACCTTCGCCTTCGGTGGATGACGGAGGTGACCAGCAGCGTATATAGCACCCCGGTCATCGCGGATCTGTTCAGCGACGGGCACAAGGAGGTGGTGGTGCCGTCGTTCGTCCACTACCTGGAGGTGCTCGAgggggaggacggcgccaaggcgggcGGGGACTGGCCCGCGTTCCACAAGTCCACCgtgcacgcgtcgccgctgctgAGGGAGTCGGGGGAGGGGACGGAGATTTTGCTGCCGATGTACGACGGGGAGGTGCACTTCTTCAACGACCGAG GCCAAGCGCTGGACAAGCGACTGTACGTGCCCAGACTCAGGGTCCGCAAGGACTGGCACGTGGGTTTGGCGCCCGACCACGTGGACCACCGCAGTCCCGACGTCGGAGCCGACTCGACGGAAAACTTCGAAAGCGGCTTCAGAGAACCCGACCCggtgacccgcggcgccccggaGCACGCGCACCACGCGCTCAGGCGGCAGGAGGCACGTTCAGGTGCGAACGGTGGGAAGGGTGGGAAGGGCCGAAGACTTCTGTCGGAATCAGAGCCGTCCGCGGAGCGAGGGGAGACGctcaccgaggaggcggcggcgagcttcaAGGTGTtcgacaacgacgacggcgacgacacggacgacgcgggcgaggagcgcgtcggcggtctgAGCACGGAGGACGAGAAGATCCTCGGCGACTACCGCGCATTCTGGGAgggcaccgacggcgacgagggaacGCAGGGCGTGGGCGGGTCGGTGAACGAGGGAGACGAAGGGCGGGAGGCTTCTAAAaacgcgcgcccctcgctgAGGAcgcatcgcgacgcgcacgccggtTGGGAGGACGAGAGCTTCCaccagcgcccgcgcgagtccggcgacgacacgCACGTctacgtcgacgcgcacctGCTCTGCAccccctccgtcgcggacatcgacggggacggaagggacgagctcgtcctctCGGTGTCGTATTTTTTCGACCGCGAGTATTACGACAACCCGACTCACTCGAACGAGCTGGACGCCTCGATCGACGTGAGCAAGTacgtcgcggggggcgtgTACGTGGTGGACCTCAAGACGCTCGAGTTGAAGTGGCACACGCACCTGGATCTGTCCACGGACACGGTGAGCTACCGCGCGTACATCTACAGTTCCCCTACGCTGGTCGACCTCGACAGGGACGGGAAGATGGAGATTGTCGTCGGCACGAGCGTCGGGTTCCTGTacgtgctccgcgcggacgggacCACGATGAGGGGTTTCCCAATACAGATGGGCGAGATCCAAGGGCAGGTGGCGgccgtcgacctcgacggggacggataccccgagctcatcgccgcggacaccCGGGGTTCGGTGGCTGCTTTTCGGAGGGACGGATCCGAGCTGTGGGAGCGccacctcgcgtcgctcatcgcgcagggcgcgtcggtgggtgacgtcgacggcgatggaTCCCTGGAGGTTGTCGTGGGCACTAGCAGCGGCGCGATCCACGTCCTGCGAGGCGCCACCGGCGAACCCGTGCACCCCTTCCCGTTCTACACCAACGGTCGGGTGATGGCGCCCGTGCTGCTCACCAAACTCCGCGGGGATGAGAGCGCCATGACCCTCGTCGCGGTTTCCTTCGACGGCTTCGTCTACCTCGTGGACGGTAAGCGCGCGTGCAGGGATGTCATCGACCTGGGGGAGACGAGCTACTCCATGCCGCTCGTGGATGACCTCACGGGCAACGGGAAGATGGACCTGGTGCTGGCGACCATGAACGGAGTCGTCTACGCGTACGAGAGCTTGGACACCCCTTACGACCCGTTGcacgcgtggacgtcgcAGGTACACAGCGTGAACAACATGGCTGCGCggtgcggcgtcgcgttTGGCGTCCGAGGCAAGGACCGCGGATACCACGACGTTCGGGGCGAGCGCATCGACGTTCCGTTTGAGATTGTGGAcactcgcgtcgtcgtaccCGTCGTCGAGACCAAGGGCGGGGCGCCGCACGGGCCTTACAAggtgacggtgacggtgacCTCCCCGGGCTtttccgccgtcgcgcgcgggtcgtacGACAAACCGGGCGCGTACAAGCTGAGCGCGCCGATACCAAACTGGCGCGCCAGGGGTCGGGTCACCGTCAAAGTCTCCGACGCCAGCGCGCTGCACGTCGAGGACAGCTACTCGGTTTCTTTCCACATGCGGTACTACCGCGTGCTGAAGTGGGTGCTGGTGCTGCcgttcatcgcggcgaccaccgcgctgATGCAGATGACGAGAGGGGAAGGAAACGCGCTGCCGACGTGGGGCggcatcgcgggcggggttCGGGGTAGGCTCGGCAAAGACATTTAA
- the GPX5 gene encoding glutathione peroxidase (Glutathione peroxidase. Shows DB homology to both GPX and PHGPX. Number (GPX5) has not be determined phylogenetically and is simply to distinguish between GPX proteins within NOUM) produces MAAAKSFYDLSAKDIDGNDVSFEKFKGKVVLVTNEMSAMAKELGPKGLEIVCFPCNQFGWQEPGSEAEIKKFVEDKFDFKGVGVNMMSKIDVNGGKTHPVWQFLKEKHPGDVRWNFAAKFIVDGEGNVVERNGDSAGASKAKIEELLKPLVPA; encoded by the exons atggccgccgccaagtCCTTCTACGACCTCTCCGCCAAGGACATCGACGGCAACGACGTGTCCTTCGAGAAGTTCAAGGGCAAGGTGGTCCTCGTGACCAAC GAGATgtccgcgatggccaagGAGCTCGGTCCCAAGGGACTCGAG ATTGTGTGCTTCCCGTGCAACCAGTTCGGGTGGCAGGAGCCCGGCAGCGAGGCCGAGATTAAGAAATTCGTCGAGGACAAGTTCGACTtcaagggcgtcggcgtcaacATGATGTCCAAGATCGACGTCAACGGCGGCAAGACCCACCCGGTGTGGCAGTTCCTCAAGGAGAAGCACCCGGGGGACGTGCGCTGGAACTTCGCCGCCAAgttcatcgtcgacggcgagggtaACGTGGTGGAGCGCAACGGCGAttccgccggcgcgtccaaggcgaagatcgaggagctcctcaagcccctcgtccccgcgtGA
- a CDS encoding predicted protein, translated as LRDYAVAPLSEEFAFRACVATSLAWSGSCTVASVVFLSPMCFGAAHLHHFRELRRRGLGLVGALAAIGAQFAYTTAFGWFATFTFLRTGHLCGPVFAHSFCNVMGLPDLRGALRHRRRSVICGAYVVGIAAFIAGLWPATDPRLH; from the coding sequence CTGCGGGActacgccgtcgcgcccctctcCGAGGAATTCGCGTttcgcgcgtgcgtcgccaccTCGTTAGCGTGGAGCGGTTCGTGCACAGTCGCGTCCGTGGTGTTCCTATCGCCGATGtgcttcggcgccgcgcacctgCACCACTTCAGGGAGCTACGACGAAGGGGTTTAGGGTTAGTTGGGGCGCTGGCGGCCATCGGGGCGCAGTTCGCGTACACCACCGCGTTTGGATGGTTCGCGACGTTTACGTTTCTTCGAACCGGGCACCTGTGCGGGCCGGTGTTCGCGCACTCGTTCTGCAACGTGATGGGTTTGCCGGACTTGAGGGGCGCGTTaaggcatcggcggcgaagcgtGATTTGCGGCGCGTACGTCGTGGGAatcgccgcgttcatcgcgggtctgtggccggcgacggaccCTCGACTGCAC
- a CDS encoding predicted protein, whose protein sequence is MGGDSTAVKRWPRVGVGVLIVKEGKVLIGKRKGSHGAGQYALPGGKLEWRETWEQCARREILEETGIELTGDVTYAYTCEAVIDDDNHWITVFMRADVPADTTAVNTEPDKCEGWEWMEWGDHKVPTPRFLPLDIILKETGPRRFEP, encoded by the coding sequence ATGGGAGGAGACTCGACCGCCGTCAAGCGATGGCCCCGCGTGGGCGTGGGAGTACTCATCGTCAAGGAGGGCAAGGTGCTGATCGGCAAGCGCAAGGGCAGCCACGGGGCGGGCCAGTACGCGCTTCCGGGTGGGAAGCTCGAGTGGCGTGAGACTTGGGAGCAGTGCGCCAGGCGCGAAATCCTGGAGGAGACTGGCATCGAGCTGACGGGGGACGTGACCTACGCGTACACGTGCGAGGCGGTaatcgacgacgacaaccACTGGATCACGGTGTTCatgcgcgcggacgtcccgGCGGACACCACCGCCGTCAACACCGAGCCGGATAAGTGCGAGGGCTGGGAGTGGATGGAGTGGGGTGACCACAAGGTGCCCACCCCTCGTTTCCTCCCGCTGGACATAATCCTGAAGGAAACTGGGCCCCGTCGGTTCGAGCCGTGA